Proteins encoded within one genomic window of Paenarthrobacter sp. JL.01a:
- a CDS encoding TIGR03085 family metal-binding protein, producing MHFVDPSREVLAETLLAAGPDSPTLCEGWRTRDLAAHLFLRERKFAVGVGLLIPRLAKASEKATSKLASQLKTTDDYADLVKTFRSGPPAFSPLKIKALDETSNLIEFFVHTEDIRRAGDRWAPRALDEAYSDALWNDLIKRAAFLYRGVDLGIVLVRPTGPRHVAKRAPVSVAIVGEPGELLMHAHGRTNQALVTFEGQPDAVALLQSADIGL from the coding sequence ATGCATTTCGTCGATCCCTCCCGAGAAGTACTGGCCGAAACCCTGCTGGCGGCCGGACCTGACTCCCCCACGCTCTGTGAAGGGTGGCGGACACGGGACCTTGCCGCGCACTTGTTCCTGCGCGAGCGGAAATTCGCCGTAGGTGTCGGATTGTTGATCCCCCGCCTTGCCAAGGCGTCAGAGAAAGCCACCTCCAAACTGGCCTCCCAACTGAAGACCACCGACGACTACGCAGACCTCGTCAAGACCTTCCGCTCGGGCCCGCCGGCTTTCTCTCCGTTGAAGATCAAGGCGCTGGACGAGACCTCCAACCTCATCGAGTTCTTCGTACACACCGAAGACATCCGCCGAGCCGGCGACCGCTGGGCGCCCCGGGCACTGGATGAGGCCTATTCGGATGCTCTTTGGAACGACCTCATCAAGCGCGCAGCGTTCCTGTACCGCGGCGTGGACCTTGGCATCGTTCTGGTCAGGCCCACCGGCCCGCGGCACGTTGCCAAGCGCGCACCCGTTTCCGTAGCCATCGTTGGCGAGCCGGGCGAATTGCTGATGCACGCCCACGGCCGCACCAACCAAGCCTTGGTCACCTTCGAGGGCCAGCCGGACGCCGTCGCGCTTTTGCAGTCAGCGGACATCGGACTTTAA
- the hisI gene encoding phosphoribosyl-AMP cyclohydrolase translates to MSEQSAPSPSPAVEPSSDPTGPLPQEIADALKRDSAGLVAAIVQQHDTNEVLMLGWMDDEALHRTMTTGRVTFYSRSRQEYWRKGDTSGHVQFVKSVALDCDGDALLIRVDQIGAACHTGTRTCFDGRDFTVVTGHRD, encoded by the coding sequence ATGTCAGAGCAGTCCGCCCCCAGCCCCTCTCCCGCCGTGGAGCCTTCCAGTGACCCCACGGGTCCGTTGCCGCAGGAGATCGCGGACGCCCTCAAGCGCGATTCCGCGGGCCTTGTAGCCGCAATTGTCCAACAGCATGACACCAACGAGGTCCTGATGCTCGGGTGGATGGATGACGAGGCACTCCACCGCACCATGACCACCGGGCGCGTCACGTTCTACTCCCGCTCCCGCCAGGAGTACTGGCGCAAGGGCGACACTTCCGGACACGTACAGTTCGTGAAGTCAGTCGCCCTGGACTGCGACGGCGACGCCCTCCTGATCCGCGTGGACCAGATCGGCGCAGCCTGCCACACCGGAACCCGGACCTGCTTCGATGGTCGCGACTTCACGGTCGTTACGGGTCACCGCGACTAA
- a CDS encoding anthranilate synthase component I yields MQDLGIISPGLEEFRELAVHSRVIPVRLKVLADAETPIGLYRKLAKGQPGTFLLESAAVGGAWSRYSFIGSKSRATLTTKDGQAHWIGEPPVGVPVSGNPVEAVRDTIAALQTDRFEGLPPFTSGLVGFLGWESVRHWERLTSPPEDDLQLPEMALNLVTDMAVHDNVDGTVLLIANAINFDDSTERVDEAWHDAVARVKGLLEQISTPVPQPVSVLDTAALDFASSVQERWEEAKYLEAIDRGKEAIVDGEVFQVVISRRFEMECAADPLDVYRVLRNTNPSPYMYLFSLEDADGREYSIVGSSPEALVTVTGDEVITHPIAGSRPRGKTVEADKALATELLADQKERAEHLMLVDLSRNDLSKVCVAGTVDVTQFMEVERFSHIMHLVSTVVGELAPHAKAYDVLKATFPAGTLSGAPKPRALRLLDELEPHRRGIYGGVVGYLDFAGDMDMAIAIRSALLREGRAYVQAGGGIVADSHNPSEALETVNKAAAPLRAVHTAGSLQNIAVDSDQDGTPDGGTPAP; encoded by the coding sequence ATGCAGGACCTTGGAATCATCAGCCCGGGCCTGGAAGAGTTCCGGGAACTCGCCGTCCACAGCCGTGTCATCCCTGTACGCCTGAAAGTCCTGGCCGACGCCGAGACCCCGATCGGGCTTTATCGGAAACTGGCCAAGGGACAACCGGGTACCTTCCTCCTGGAGTCAGCGGCCGTTGGGGGCGCCTGGTCGCGCTACTCCTTCATCGGTTCAAAGTCCCGCGCCACACTGACTACCAAGGACGGTCAGGCGCACTGGATCGGTGAGCCGCCGGTAGGAGTGCCCGTTTCCGGCAACCCCGTCGAAGCCGTCCGCGACACGATTGCCGCGCTGCAGACCGACCGCTTCGAGGGCCTGCCGCCTTTCACCTCCGGCCTGGTGGGCTTCCTTGGCTGGGAATCCGTCCGTCACTGGGAGCGCTTGACCTCCCCGCCCGAGGATGACCTGCAACTGCCGGAGATGGCGCTGAACCTGGTCACAGACATGGCCGTCCACGACAACGTCGACGGTACGGTCCTCCTGATTGCCAACGCCATCAATTTTGACGACAGCACCGAACGGGTGGACGAGGCCTGGCACGACGCCGTGGCCCGTGTGAAGGGGCTTCTGGAGCAGATCAGCACGCCCGTGCCCCAGCCTGTTTCCGTGCTGGACACCGCAGCGTTGGACTTCGCCTCCAGCGTGCAGGAACGCTGGGAGGAGGCCAAGTACCTGGAAGCCATCGACCGCGGGAAAGAAGCCATCGTGGACGGCGAGGTTTTCCAGGTGGTGATCTCGCGACGCTTCGAGATGGAATGCGCCGCTGATCCCTTGGACGTCTACCGCGTGCTGCGCAACACCAACCCCAGCCCGTACATGTACCTCTTCAGCCTGGAGGATGCGGACGGCCGGGAGTACTCGATCGTTGGCTCTTCGCCCGAAGCGCTGGTGACGGTGACCGGTGATGAAGTCATTACCCACCCGATCGCCGGGTCACGTCCGCGAGGCAAGACTGTCGAGGCCGACAAGGCCCTGGCGACGGAGCTGCTGGCGGACCAGAAGGAACGGGCCGAACACCTGATGCTCGTGGACCTGTCCCGCAACGACCTCTCCAAGGTGTGTGTGGCCGGGACGGTCGATGTCACCCAGTTCATGGAAGTGGAACGCTTCAGCCACATCATGCACTTGGTCTCCACGGTGGTGGGCGAGCTCGCTCCGCACGCGAAGGCCTACGACGTCCTGAAGGCCACCTTCCCGGCCGGCACGCTGTCCGGCGCCCCCAAGCCCCGTGCGCTCAGGCTCCTGGATGAACTCGAACCCCACCGCCGCGGCATTTATGGCGGCGTGGTGGGCTACCTGGACTTCGCAGGCGACATGGACATGGCGATCGCCATCCGTTCAGCGCTGCTCCGCGAAGGCCGTGCCTACGTCCAGGCCGGCGGCGGAATCGTCGCGGACTCGCACAACCCTTCCGAGGCTCTGGAGACAGTGAACAAGGCGGCTGCTCCGCTGCGCGCCGTGCACACCGCCGGCTCGCTGCAGAACATTGCGGTGGATTCGGACCAGGACGGAACGCCCGACGGCGGGACGCCCGCCCCGTGA
- a CDS encoding Trp biosynthesis-associated membrane protein, with amino-acid sequence MSADAAASSPVKASPRWARKSTLVLAAVVLALAVFGTTTQTWIEVQLDPAGVPDSNLHVPGNKAATAVTALALVALAGGLAASIAGRVARWIIAVIIAFSAAGIILAAATVLADPLGAAQGSIAAATGVAGGQAGVAGTAFPVVAIVAGALLALCAVVLPLAGRYWKTRTKYDAGSRGRQDGQPVDEIDSWDSLSRGEDPT; translated from the coding sequence GTGAGCGCCGACGCAGCCGCATCATCTCCCGTGAAGGCCTCACCCCGCTGGGCCCGCAAGTCCACCTTGGTCCTCGCGGCCGTAGTGCTTGCCCTGGCAGTCTTCGGGACCACTACGCAGACCTGGATCGAGGTGCAGCTGGATCCCGCAGGTGTGCCTGACAGTAATCTCCACGTGCCGGGCAACAAAGCTGCCACCGCTGTCACCGCATTGGCATTGGTGGCTTTGGCCGGTGGCTTGGCGGCGTCCATCGCAGGGCGGGTGGCGCGCTGGATCATTGCCGTCATCATTGCCTTCTCCGCCGCCGGAATTATCCTGGCCGCCGCCACGGTGCTCGCCGATCCGCTCGGTGCCGCCCAAGGTTCCATCGCAGCGGCGACGGGAGTCGCCGGTGGACAGGCGGGCGTAGCAGGCACGGCATTCCCGGTGGTGGCCATAGTCGCTGGCGCGCTGCTGGCCTTGTGCGCCGTGGTGCTGCCGTTGGCCGGACGGTACTGGAAAACCAGGACCAAGTACGACGCCGGTTCCAGGGGCAGGCAGGACGGTCAGCCAGTGGACGAGATCGACAGTTGGGACAGCCTCTCACGGGGCGAGGACCCTACGTAG
- a CDS encoding HGxxPAAW family protein: MSKTTVSAHQAESTMASHADAIGHGNSPAAWTCVIVMLVGALISSIAFVIASTPIFVGGLVVMIIGLIVGLVMRKAGYGVGGSKLQNNGH, from the coding sequence ATGAGCAAAACAACAGTGTCCGCACACCAAGCTGAATCCACCATGGCCAGCCACGCTGACGCCATCGGTCACGGAAACAGCCCGGCTGCCTGGACCTGCGTGATTGTGATGCTGGTTGGCGCCTTGATTTCCTCCATTGCTTTCGTCATTGCCAGCACCCCGATTTTCGTTGGCGGCCTGGTTGTCATGATTATCGGCCTCATCGTTGGCCTGGTAATGCGCAAGGCGGGCTACGGAGTGGGCGGCAGCAAGCTGCAGAACAACGGCCACTAA
- the trpC gene encoding indole-3-glycerol phosphate synthase TrpC — protein MTVLDDIIVGVKEDLEARRALVSLDELKERAAAAAPARDAWAALGGSSTDRSELKVIAEIKRKSPSKGDLASIADPASLAVQYADGGASVISVLTEQRRFGGSLADLDAVRAAVETPLLRKDFTVDEYQIWEARAHGADLILLIVAALTDEELVRFSALSHELGMNVLVETHTEEEIERAVAAKARIVGINVRNLKTLDVDRSVFGSLAGLIPAGAVVVAESGVRGADDVAHYAAGGANAILVGEALVSDSTPRERITEFKAAGAAAIAVRN, from the coding sequence GTGACCGTTCTTGATGACATCATCGTTGGCGTCAAGGAGGACCTGGAGGCACGGCGCGCCCTTGTGTCGCTCGACGAGCTGAAGGAACGCGCCGCCGCAGCTGCACCTGCACGTGATGCCTGGGCAGCCCTGGGCGGTTCTTCGACCGATCGCAGCGAACTCAAAGTCATCGCCGAAATCAAGCGGAAGAGCCCCTCCAAGGGTGACCTCGCCTCCATCGCCGATCCCGCATCGCTGGCAGTGCAGTACGCGGACGGCGGAGCTTCCGTCATCAGCGTGCTCACCGAGCAGCGCCGCTTCGGGGGATCGCTGGCGGACCTCGACGCCGTACGTGCCGCCGTCGAAACGCCTTTGCTCCGCAAGGATTTCACGGTTGACGAGTACCAGATCTGGGAAGCCCGGGCCCACGGCGCGGACCTCATCCTGCTCATTGTCGCGGCCTTGACCGACGAAGAGTTGGTCCGGTTCAGCGCATTGAGCCACGAGCTCGGCATGAACGTCCTGGTGGAAACGCACACCGAGGAAGAGATTGAGCGGGCTGTCGCTGCGAAGGCCAGGATTGTCGGCATCAACGTGCGGAACCTCAAAACGCTCGACGTCGACCGCTCCGTTTTCGGTTCGCTGGCAGGCCTGATTCCCGCTGGGGCAGTCGTGGTGGCCGAGTCGGGGGTCAGGGGTGCCGATGACGTGGCGCACTACGCCGCAGGTGGCGCCAACGCCATCCTGGTGGGCGAAGCGCTGGTCAGCGATTCCACCCCGCGCGAGCGGATTACCGAATTCAAGGCAGCTGGAGCTGCCGCCATCGCCGTCAGGAACTGA
- the trpB gene encoding tryptophan synthase subunit beta, with amino-acid sequence MVDAPTAGSEENAADAFLQGGPSLRNASGPYFGSYGGRWMPESLIAALDEVQDTFEKAKADPDFIAELKDLNKNYSGRPSLLTEAKRFSAHAGGARIFLKREDLNHTGSHKINNVLGQALLAKRMGKTRVIAETGAGQHGVASATAAALLGLECVVYMGAEDCRRQALNVARMQLLGATVVPVTNGSQTLKDAINDALRDWVSNVENTHYLLGTAAGAHPFPAMVRYFHEVIGEEARSQILEQTGKLPDAICACIGGGSNAIGLFHAFLDDASVKIYGFEAGGEGVETGRHAAAISLGRPGVLHGARSYLMQDEDGQTIESHSISAGLDYPSVGPEHSYLADIGRVSYEAVTDTEAMDAFSLLCRTEGIIPAIESSHALAGAIKIGHRLTVGKDDPSEVTVIVNLSGRGDKDVETAAAWFNMLDDEGHVKGTTLSTRKPKGPSERGAEASADENEDQN; translated from the coding sequence ATGGTCGACGCGCCAACAGCCGGCTCGGAAGAGAATGCTGCAGATGCATTCCTGCAAGGCGGCCCTTCGCTGCGCAACGCATCGGGGCCCTACTTCGGAAGCTACGGCGGACGCTGGATGCCCGAGTCTCTCATCGCCGCGTTGGACGAAGTGCAGGATACCTTCGAAAAAGCCAAGGCCGATCCCGATTTCATCGCCGAGCTGAAGGACCTCAACAAGAACTACTCCGGCCGGCCGTCCCTGCTGACGGAGGCCAAGCGCTTCTCGGCGCACGCCGGTGGAGCACGCATCTTCCTCAAGCGGGAGGACCTCAACCACACCGGTTCGCACAAGATCAACAACGTGCTGGGACAGGCACTGCTGGCCAAGCGCATGGGCAAGACCCGCGTTATTGCCGAGACCGGTGCCGGGCAGCATGGTGTTGCCAGCGCAACGGCCGCGGCACTGCTGGGGCTCGAGTGCGTGGTTTACATGGGGGCCGAGGATTGCCGTCGCCAGGCCTTGAACGTCGCGCGGATGCAGTTGCTTGGTGCAACTGTCGTTCCGGTCACCAACGGCTCCCAGACGCTGAAGGACGCCATCAACGACGCCCTTCGCGACTGGGTCTCCAACGTGGAGAACACCCACTACCTTCTGGGCACTGCTGCAGGAGCGCACCCGTTCCCGGCAATGGTCCGCTACTTCCACGAAGTCATCGGCGAAGAAGCGCGGAGCCAGATCCTCGAGCAGACCGGAAAGCTCCCGGATGCCATCTGCGCGTGCATCGGCGGCGGATCCAACGCGATCGGCCTGTTCCACGCGTTCCTGGACGACGCTTCGGTGAAGATCTACGGTTTTGAGGCCGGCGGAGAAGGTGTGGAAACCGGCCGGCACGCAGCGGCCATTTCCTTGGGCCGCCCCGGTGTGCTTCATGGCGCGCGTTCGTACCTCATGCAGGACGAAGACGGACAGACCATTGAGTCCCACTCCATTTCCGCTGGCCTGGACTACCCCAGCGTTGGACCTGAGCACTCCTACCTCGCTGACATCGGGCGCGTAAGCTACGAGGCCGTCACGGACACCGAAGCGATGGATGCGTTCAGCCTCCTGTGCCGGACCGAAGGCATCATTCCCGCCATCGAGTCCTCGCACGCGCTGGCAGGTGCCATCAAGATTGGCCACCGCCTAACTGTTGGCAAGGACGACCCGTCCGAGGTCACGGTGATCGTGAACCTGTCTGGGCGTGGTGACAAGGACGTGGAAACCGCCGCGGCCTGGTTCAACATGCTCGATGATGAGGGGCACGTCAAGGGCACCACCCTGTCCACCCGCAAGCCCAAGGGGCCGTCCGAGCGCGGGGCTGAAGCATCGGCGGACGAGAACGAGGACCAGAACTGA